Proteins from a single region of Streptomyces griseiscabiei:
- the ftsZ gene encoding cell division protein FtsZ has product MAAPQNYLAVIKVIGVGGGGVNAINRMIEVGLKGVEFIAINTDAQALLMSDADVKLDVGRELTRGLGAGANPAVGRKAAEDHREEIEEVLKGADMVFVTAGEGGGTGTGGAPVVANIARSLGALTIGVVTRPFTFEGRRRANQAEDGIAELREEVDTLIVIPNDRLLSISDRQVSVLDAFKSADQVLLSGVQGITDLITTPGLINLDFADVKSVMSEAGSALMGIGSARGDDRAVAAAEMAISSPLLEASIDGARGVLLSISGGSDLGLFEINEAAQLVSEAAHPEANIIFGAVIDDALGDEVRVTVIAAGFDGGQPPAKRDNILGSAAAKREEPAPVRPAESRPSFGSLGSVKPKEEPAPAPEPVNDVQVAPPVPPSRSYTDSAAEELDVPDFLK; this is encoded by the coding sequence GTGGCAGCACCGCAGAACTACCTCGCAGTCATCAAAGTCATCGGTGTCGGCGGCGGTGGTGTCAATGCCATCAACCGGATGATCGAGGTCGGTCTCAAGGGCGTCGAGTTCATCGCCATCAACACCGACGCGCAAGCTCTGTTGATGAGCGACGCCGACGTCAAGCTCGACGTCGGCCGTGAACTCACCCGCGGACTCGGCGCCGGCGCCAACCCGGCCGTCGGACGCAAGGCGGCCGAGGACCACCGCGAGGAGATCGAGGAGGTCCTCAAGGGGGCCGACATGGTCTTCGTGACGGCCGGCGAGGGCGGCGGCACCGGCACCGGCGGCGCGCCCGTCGTGGCCAACATCGCCCGCTCGCTGGGCGCCCTCACCATCGGCGTGGTCACCCGCCCCTTCACCTTCGAGGGCCGCCGCCGCGCCAACCAGGCCGAGGACGGCATCGCCGAGCTCCGCGAAGAGGTCGACACCCTCATCGTCATCCCGAACGACCGGCTGCTGTCCATCTCGGACCGCCAGGTCTCGGTGCTGGACGCGTTCAAGTCGGCCGACCAGGTCCTGCTCTCCGGTGTCCAGGGCATCACCGACCTCATCACCACGCCGGGCCTCATCAACCTCGACTTCGCCGACGTCAAGTCCGTGATGTCCGAGGCCGGTTCGGCCCTCATGGGCATCGGCTCGGCCCGCGGCGACGACCGCGCGGTGGCCGCCGCCGAGATGGCGATCTCCTCGCCGCTCCTGGAGGCGTCCATCGACGGCGCCCGGGGCGTGCTGCTCTCCATCTCCGGTGGCTCCGACCTCGGTCTGTTCGAGATCAACGAGGCCGCCCAGCTGGTCAGCGAGGCCGCCCACCCCGAGGCCAACATCATCTTCGGCGCGGTCATCGACGACGCCCTCGGCGACGAGGTCCGGGTCACCGTCATCGCGGCCGGCTTCGACGGCGGCCAGCCCCCGGCCAAGCGGGACAACATCCTCGGCTCGGCCGCGGCCAAGCGCGAGGAGCCGGCGCCGGTGCGGCCCGCCGAGAGCCGCCCGTCCTTCGGCTCGCTGGGCAGCGTCAAGCCCAAGGAGGAGCCGGCGCCCGCCCCGGAGCCGGTGAACGACGTGCAGGTCGCCCCGCCCGTCCCGCCGTCCCGGTCCTACACGGACAGCGCGGCGGAGGAGCTGGACGTGCCGGACTTCCTCAAGTGA